The following nucleotide sequence is from Lysobacter panacisoli.
GAAGAAGGCCCACGCTATTCGCGCGGGCCGGGGGATACGGTTCAGTACGGACTGTTCGCGGACACGATCTGGCGCGAGGCCGCGGGAAGCGCGGCGTTCGCGTGTTTTCTCCAGTCGCGACCGCGGTCGACAGGACAGGCGGTAGGACGGGACGATCCGAAGCGTTTCATGTCGTGTGGCCTGATCGTTCGATCAGCGCAGGCCGGTCTCGTTGCGGGCGATGACCAGGCGCTGGATCTCGCTGGTGCCTTCGTAGATTTCGGTGATCTTGGCGTCGCGGAAGTAGCGTTCCAGCGGCATTTCCTTCGAGTAACCCATGCCGCCGTGGATCTGCACCGCCTGGTGGGTGATCCACATCGCCGCTTCCGAGGCGGTCAGCTTGGCGATCGCGGCCTCGTTGCTGAAGCGCGCGCCGCCCTTGTCGTACTCGCCCTTCTGCCATGCCGCGCGCAGCGTCAGCAGCGTGGCCGCATCGAGCTTGCACTTCATGTCGGCGATCTTGGCCTGGGTCATCTGGAACGTGCCGATGGCCGCGCCGAACGCCTTGCGCTCGCGCACGTATTCCAGGGTCCTTTCGTAGGCCGCGCGGGCGATGCCGATGGCCTGGCTGGCGATGCCGATGCGACCAGCGTCCAGCACGCTCATCGCGATCTTGAAGCCGTGGCCTTCGTCGCCCAGCACGTCTTCCGGCTGCGCGACGTAGTCGGAGAACTCGATCTCGCAGGTGGCCGAGGCGCGGATGCCGAGCTTGGGCTCGGTCTTGCCGCGATGGAAACCGGCGCGCTCGCCGTCGACGAGGAACGCGGTGATGCCACGCGCGCCCTTGTCCGGATCGGTCATCGCGAACAGCACGAAGTACTTGGCGACCGGGCCGGACGTGATCCAGCTCTTCTTGCCGTTGATGAGGTAGGTGCCGTCGGCCCGCTTGGTGGCCTTGCAGCGCATCGCGGTGGCGTCGGAGCCGGACTGCGGCTCGGTCAGCGCGAACGCGCCGATCTCGCGGCCTTCGGCGATGGCGCGCACGTACTTCTGCTTCTGTTCCTCGGTACCGAACTTCAGGATGCCGTTGCAGAACAGCGAATTGTTGACCGACACGATGGTCGAGTGCGCGGCGTCGCCGGCGGCGATCTCGATCATGGCCAGCACGTAGCTGATCGGGTCCATGCCCGCGCCGCCGTACTCGGCCGGTACTTCGATGCCCATCAGGCCGTTCTCGCCCAGGGTGCGGATGTTCTCGAGCGGGAACTCGCCCGTCTTGTCGTGGTGCTCGGCGCTGGGAGCAATCTTTTCCTGGGCGATGCGGCGGGCCACATCCTGGATCATCAACTGCTCTTCGGTGAAGCGGAAATCCACGTCGGCACCTCGTGCTTGAGTCTGCGAAATCGGTTGGGCTTGTAAGCCTGCGAATTGTAGCTGTCTCGTGTGGAATTCGCAGGCACGAGGTTGTTCGCAGCGCCATACCCGCCCTTTTCCGCCTGCGGCGGAAACCGCCCCTAACGAAGGGGCCAGGGCAAAAGCCAACCCCTGAAGCGGCAAAGCAAGAATCCGCGGACATCCGAGCTTGACCCCCGGCGCCTTGCGGACGAAACTTATCGCTATATCGCGATAGGTTGATGAAGCATGGATCTGGAAGGCTGGTCGTCACGGCTGAAGGTGTTCGCCGATGCCACGCGCGTGCGCCTGCTCGCCCTGCTGGAGCGCGAAGAGCTGACGGTGGCCGAGCTCTCGGCGATCACCCGCCTGGCACAGCCGCGCGTCTCCACGCATCTGGCCAGGCTGAAGGAGGCCGGGCTGGTCCGCGACCGCCGCTCCGGTGTGTCGGCCTACTACCGTTTCGACGACGCCGCCCTCGACAGCGCCCAGCGGGCGTTGTGGCAGACCCTGCGCGAGGGCAGCGACGATCCGCTGCTGCGCCAGGACGCCGAGCGCGTGACCGACGTCCTCGCCTCGCGCGCCGCCGACCAGAACTGGGCCGATTCGGTGGCCGGCGACATGGAGCGCCACTATTCCCCGGGTCGCACCTGGGAAGCGATGGCGCGCTCGGCGTTGCCGCTGCTGGAGCCCGGCGATGTCCTCGACGTGGCCTCCGGCGACGGCGTGCTGGCCGAACTGATGGCGCCGCATTCGCACCGCTACGTCTGCCTCGATTCGAGCACCAAGGTCGTGCTCGCCGCGTCGGAGCGCCTGCGCAAGCTCAAGAACGTCGAAGTGCGCGAGGGCGACATGCATGCGCTGCCGTTCGCCGACGCGCATTTCGATCTGGCCGTGCTGATGCACGCGCTGACCTACGCCGAACACCCGGCGCAGGCCGTGGCCGAGGCTGCGCGCGTGCTGCGCCCGGGCGGTCGCCTGCTGCTGACCAGCCTCGCCCGCCACGAGCATCGCAGCGTGGTGGAAGCGTACGGCCACGTGAACATGGGCTTCACCGAGAAGGAACTGGTGAAGTTCGCCGGCAAGGCGGGACTGGAGGTCGGCAGTTGCGAGACCGTCACCCGCGAACGCCGCCCCCCGCATTTCGAAGTCATCGCCCTGATCGGACGCAAGCCCGACGATGACGTACGCAAGACCGTGAGGAAGTCCTGATGAATACCCTGCCCTGGTTGAACCCCGCCCGCGCCGAAGCGCTGCAACATCTGCTGCGCGACCGCATCCTCGTGATCGACGGCGCGATGGGCACGATGATCCAACAACACAGCCTGGATGAGGCCGCCTACCGTGGCGAGCGTTTCGCCCACGGCTACGACCATGCCTACGACGTGGCCGAGCACGTGCACGGCGATGCGTGTGGTTGCGCGCGCGACCAGCGCGGCAACAACGACCTGCTCAGTCTCACCCAGCCGCAGATCATCCGCGACATCCATTCGCAGTACCTCGATGCCGGCGCGGACCTGATCGAGACCAACACCTTCAACTCGACCACGGTGTCGCTGGCCGACTACGGACTGGAACACCTCGCGCGCGAACTCAACGAAGCCGGCGCGCGTCTCGCCCGCGAAGCCTGCGACGCGGCCGAGGCGAAGGATCCCTCGCGCCCGCGTTTCGCCATCGGCGTGCTTGGACCGACCAGCCGCACTGCGTCGCTGAGCCCGGACGTGAACCGTCCCGGTTTCCGCGCGATCACCTTCGATGAACTGCGCATCGCCTATCGCGAGGCCGCCGACGGCCTCATCGACGGAGGCGCGGACGTGCTGATGGTCGAGACCGTGTTCGACACGCTCAACGCCAAGGCCGCGCTGTTCGCGATAGAGGAAGTCTTCGAGGCTCGCGGTCTGCGACTGCCGGTGATGATCTCGGGCACGATCACCGACGCATCGGGCCGCACGCTGTCCGGACAGACCGCGGAGGCGTTCTGGTATTCGCTGCGCCACTCGCAGCCGCTGGCGATCGGCCTCAACTGCGCGCTCGGTGCGAAGGACCTGCGCGTGCACGTGGACGTGCTCGCGCAGGTGGCCGACGCCTATGTCAGCACGCATCCCAACGCGGGCCTGCCCAATGCGTTCGGTGGCTACGACGAAACGCCCGATGACATGGCGGCGGTGCTGGGCGAATTCGCCCAGGCCGGCCTGCTCAACCTCGTCGGCGGTTGTTGCGGCACCACGCCCGCGCACATCGCCGCGATCGCGAAAGCCGTGTCGGCGCATGCGCCGCGTGCACTGCCGTCGCTGCAGAACCCGCGGGAACTGGCCGCATGAGCGCACTGCCGCGTCAGACCCGGCTCAGTGGACTGGAACCACTGCAGATCACCCCGGAATCCAATTTCATCAACGTCGGCGAACGCACCAACGTCACCGGCAGCGCCCAGTTCAAGAAGCTGATCCTCGAAGGCCGCCTCGACGAAGCGGTCGTGGTCGCGCGCCAGCAGGTCGAGAACGGCGCGCAGGTGATCGACGTCAACATGGACGAAGGCCTGCTCGACTCCGAACGCGCGATGGTCGAGTACCTCAACCTGATCGCCGCCGAGCCCGACATCGCACGCGTGCCGGTGATGGTCGACAGCTCCAAGTTCAGCGTGATCGAAGCCGGCCTGAAGTGCCTGCAGGGCAAGGGCATCGTCAATTCGATCTCGATGAAGGAAGGCGAGGCCGAATTCCTGCGCCAGGCGCAGCTGGTGCGCCGCTACGGCGCGGCCGTGGTGGTGATGGCCTTCGACGAAGCCGGCCAGGCCGACACGATGGAGCGCAAGATCGAGATCTGTTCGCGCGCTTACACGCTGCTGACCGAACGCATTGGCTTCCCGCCCGAAGACATCATCTTCGATCCGAACGTGTTCGCCATCGCGACCGGCATCGAGGAACACAACGACTACGCGGTGGCCTTCATCGAAGCCACGCGCGAGCTCAAGCGTCGCTTCCCCTTCAGCCACATCTCCGGCGGCGTCTCCAACGTCAGCTTCTCGTTCCGCGGCAACGAGCCGGTACGCCAGGCGATCCACGTGGTGTTCCTGTACCACGCGATCCGCGCGGGCATGGACATGGGCATCGTCAACGCCGGCGCCCTGCCCCTCTACGACGACCTCGATCCGGACCTGCGCGAACGCGTCGAGGACGTGGTGCTCAACCGCCGCGACGATGCGACCGAGCGCCTGCTCGAGATCGCCGACCGCTTCAAGGGCAAGAAGGGCGAGAAGAAGGTCGAGGATCTCGCGTGGCGCGGAAAGCCCGTGCGCGAGCGCCTGAGCCACTCGCTGGTGCACGGCATCGACCAGTACATCGAGGGCGACACCGAGGAAGCGCGCGCGCAATCGTCGCGCCCGCTCGACGTGATCGAAGGTCCGCTGATGGACGGCATGAACGTCGTGGGCGACCTGTTCGGTGCCGGCAAGATGTTCCTGCCGCAGGTCGTGAAGTCCGCGCGCGTGATGAAGAAGGCCGTGGCCTACCTGCTGCCCTTCATCGAGGCCGAGAAGCTGCGCACCGGCGACGCCGGCAAGTCCAACGGCAAGATCGTCATGGCGACCGTCAAGGGCGACGTGCACGACATCGGCAAGAACATCGTCGGCGTGGTGCTGGCCTGCAACAACTTCGAGGTCGTCGATCTCGGCGTGATGGTGCCCGCGCAGACGATCCTCGACCGTGCGCGCGCCGAGAACGCCGACCTGATCGGCCTGTCCGGCCTGATCACGCCGTCGCTTGAGGAAATGAGCCACGTCGCACGCGAGATGCAGCGCCAGGGCTTCCAGATGCCGCTGCTGATCGGCGGTGCGACGACTTCGCGCGCGCATACCGCGCTGAAGATCGATCCGCACTACAAGTCGCCGACGGTGTGGGTGAAGGACGCCTCGCGCGCGGTCGGCGTCGCGCAATCGCTGATCAGCCCCGACCTGCGCGGCAATTTCGTCGCCGCCAACGATGCCGACTACGCCGAGATCCGCGAACGCCACAAGCAGCGCGGTGATGGCAAGCGCCTGGTGTCGCTGGAGAAGGCGCGCGGCCAGCGCTTCGACGGTCGCTGGGCCGATTACGCGCCGCTCGCACCGAAGCAGCCGGGCCTGCACGTGTTCGACGATTACCCGCTCGCCGAACTCCTCGAATACATCGACTGGACGCCGTTCTTCAACACCTGGGAACTGGCGGGCAAGTACCCGGCGATCCTCACCGACGAGGTGGTCGGCGCGCAGGCCAGCGAGCTGTACCGCGATGCGAAGGCGATGCTCAAGCGCATCGTCGATGAGAAGTGGCTGACCGCGAAGGCGGTGTTCGGCCTGTGGCCGGCGAATGCCGTCGGCGATGATGTCGTGGTCGACGTGGACGGCGCTCGCAACACGCTGCACTTCCTGCGCCAGCAGGTCGACAAGCCGGTCGAACGCCCGGACTTCTGCCTCGCCGATTTCATCGCACCGAAGGATTCGGGCCGGCAGGACTGGATCGGCGGGTTCGCGGTGACCGCGGGCATCGGCATCGAAGAACACGTCGCGCGTTTCGAAGCCGACCACGACGACTACAACGCGATCCTGCTCAAGGCGCTCGCCGACCGTTTCGCCGAAGCGTTGGCAGAACGGTTGCACCAGCGCGTACGCCGCGAGTTCTGGGGTTACGCGGCCGACGAATCGCTCGACAACGACGCTCTGATCCACGAGCGCTACGTCGGCATCCGTCCCGCACCGGGCTATCCGGCGTGCCCGGAGCACAGCGAGAAGGCGACGCTGTTCCGCCTGCTCGACGCACCGCGCAACGCTGGCGTGCAGCTCACCGAGAGCTTCGCGATGTATCCCGCGGCGGCAGTGTCCGGCTACTACTTCAGCCATCCCGACAGCCAGTACTTCGTGGTCGGACGCGTGTCGAAGGAACAGGTCGAGGACTATGCGCGTCGCAAGGGCGCGAGCCTCGCGCAGGCCGAACGCTGGCTCGCGTCCAACCTGGACTACGACCCGGAGTGAACGCAGGGCGCAGCGCCTCGCCCGTCGTTGGCATCGTCGGACTGCACGGTGCCTACGGTCGATGGCTGCGCCGGTTCTTCGAGGAGCGGATGGGGCTGCGCGTCGTCGGCCACGATCCCGCGGGCGACGACACGCTGCCGCCACACGAACTCGTTCGCCGCGCCGACGTATTGATCTTCAGCGCGCCGATCCGGCGCACGCCGGAGCTGATCCGCGAATACGTCGCGCTGGCCGACGGCGCGGAAGACGGACGCCTGTGGATGGACGTCACCTCGACCAAGCACGCCCCGGTCGCGGAACTGCTGCGCTCGCGGGCCGAGGTCGTGGGACTGCATCCGATGACCGCGCCGCCCAAGACACCGACGCTGAAAGGCCGTGTGATGGCGGTCTGCCCCGCGCGCGTCGAGGCGTGGCGCGAATGGCTGGACGGCTTCCTGTCGATGACCGAAGCCGAATGCGTCACGGTCGAACCGTCCGAACACGATCGCGCGATGGCGCTGGTCCAGGGACTCGTGCATGCAGCGCACATGGCCCAGGCCGACGTCATCCGCGACTTCGCACCGGCGCTGGGCGGACTCGAACGGCTGCGGCCGTTGCGCACGGTCGGCTACGAACTCGACCTCACCGTCACCGAGCGCATCCTCTCCGGCAACCCGGCGATCTACGAGGACATCCAGTTCGAGAACCCGCACGTGCTGCCGGCACTCGATCGCTTCGCCGAGGCGATCGATTTCCTGCGCACGCGCGTGCGACAGGCCGACGACGACGCGCGGCGCGAGATGCGCTCGCGATTGCTCGACGCCAACGCCGCCTTCTTCGGCGCGCCGGCGCTGGCCGACGGCAGCCACGGGTTCGAGCGGCTCGGCTACCTGCTCGCCGACCTGGAAAGTCCGGACTACCTGAGCGTGTTCCTGCCCGAGGACCATCCGGGCTCGCTGCGCGCGTTGCTGGCGGTTTTCGAGCATCGCGGCATCAACCTCGCCTCGATCCATTCCTCGCGCACGCCAGACGGCGAACTGCACTTCCGCATCGGTCTCGACCGTGCACAAGTGCGCGCGATGCCGGCAGAGGAGATCGCGGCGCTGATCGCAGCGATACAGGCCGAAGGAATCGGCCGCGTGCTGTCGGGCCGAGGTTTGCAGCGCACCTGAGCGGACGCGGCAGCGGCATATTCCGCGTGCACGCCCCTGCCCCGGCGTGCTTCCATTGCGCCAGCACCGTTGGAGCCGCTGGATGAACCTGGACACCCACCCCGCCGGCGCACCGAGGACCACCGCGACCGGCAATGCCGCCTTCTTCGACAGGCACGCCGCACCGGGTCGCATCGGCCTGTGCGGCGGACGCGACTGGATCAACAAACTGATCCGCAAGGCGCAGGCGCCGCTGACCCACGACGGCCACCGCAGCCTGTGGTCGCACGCGTTCCTGATCAGCGAACGCCGCGTCGACGGACACTGGTGGGTGATCGAGTCCGACCTCGACCTGCGCTACCGCCAGATTCGCCTGGGTGTGCAGGAGAATCGCATCGATCGTTATTTCGACGACGACGCCTTCCCCAATGTCGCGATCCTCGACTTCGGCCTCGACGCCGGCCAGACCGCGCAGGTGCAACGCGCCGCGCTGGACCTGCTCTCGGGACTCGGTAGTTATTCGCTGAGCGAACTGGTCGGCACGCTGTTCGCGATGCACAGCCGACGCCTGCGCCGGCGCGAGAACCTGCTCGCAAAGGAAGGCGCACTCTACTGCTCGGCGCTCGTGCAGCACTGCTACGCCGCGGCCGGCGTGGAACTGATCCCCGGCGTGCACGGCAAGAACATAGCGCCGCACGACATCGACGATTCCCCGCTCCCCCACCAGACCCATCGCCTCATCCGCGATCTGGGCGTGTCGACGCTGCGCGAAATCGGCCACGACTCGGGTGCATGGCTGCGGAGCACGGTCGCGCCGGAGTGACGGCATCCGGATAGCAAAACGGCGCCCTGGGGCGCCGTTGTTCTTTACCAGACCAGGTCGTCGGGAACCTGGTACTGCGGGTCCGCGTACGGGTCGTCGCCGGCGGGGGCGTTCGGATCGACCTTGAGCGCGATCGCCGGCGCGAAGATCGCCTCGGCCTGCGCGAGCAGTTCCGCGGTGACCAGCAGGTAGCGGCCGTCCATCTGGATCACGCCCAGCTCGCCGCCGTTGAGCGCCTTGAGCTGCACCTCGTTGACATAGATGCGCTTGATCTTGTCGCCGTACGGGAAGTGACGCGCGATATCGGCGGCCGGATCGTTGAGCGCCTTGTCCTTGACGAGCTCGGCGAGTTTCGCGCGCGCCTCGCGACGCTTGCGTGCTTCTTCCTGCTTCGCGGCCTCGGCGGCGATGCGCTCGTCCTTCTCGCGCTGCGCCCGGATCGCGTAGGCCTTGGCCAGGTCGATGTCCTCGCGCGACTGCGGCTTTCCACCCGGACGCGGGCCACCGGGCTTGCGCTGGCCGGGCTTGCCATCGTGAGGCTTGCCCGTGCGCTGCTCGGGCCTGCCAGACGGCTTGCCGGCGCCACGGTGCTCCGGCTTGCCGGATGGCTTGCCGCCCTGCTTCGGCTGCGCCGGGCGCTCGGGTTTCGGGGCGGGCTTGAAGCCCAGTCCCATGAGTTGATCGCGAAGGCTGTTGCTCATGACTCGGTGATCAGTAGTGCGGCGGCGGGGGTTCCTGCGCCGGATCCGCGGTAAGCGGGTTGGACGCCATCGCGCTGCGCATCTGCCGGAGTTCTTCCAGCACACGGTGCAGCATCAGCGCGTTGCGTCCCTCTTCGCCACGCGCCGCGGCGAGCGCGTCGCTCAGTTCGGACAGCGCGTGTTCCTGGAAGGCGAGTCGCGTTTCCAGGTCGACCAGGCGCTGTTCGAGTTCGCTGCGGTTCTCGCCCATTTCAGTTGGATTGGATCGAACGTCCGCGCCCGATCCCGTAATAGGCGAGGCCCGCGGCCTCGACCTCGTCCGGATGGTACAGGTTGCGGCCGTCGAAGATTACCGCGTCGGCCAGCGACTGGCGCAGGCGCTGGAAATCCGGGCTGCGGAACTGCTTCCACTCGGTGACCACCACCAGCGCGTCGGCATCGGCCAGGGCCGCGCGGGCGGAGTCGCACAGGACCAGGTCGTCGCGCTCGCCAAAGATGCGCTGGGCCTCGGCGGTCGCTTCCGGATCGTAGGCGCGGACCTTCGCGCCGGCGTCCCACAGCTGCTGCAGCAGGCGGCGGCTGGACGCCTCGCGCATGTCGTCGGTGTTCGGCTTGAACGCCAGGCCCCAGACAGCGAAGGTCTTGCCGCTCAGATCGGCGCCGAAATGACGGCCGATCAGTTCGAACAGATGGCCCTTCTGGCGGTCGTTGACCGATTCCACCGCGCCCAGCAGTTCCGCGCGGTAGCCGTGCTGCTGCGAGGTCTTCGCCAGCGCCTGCACGTCCTTGGGGAAGCACGAGCCGCCATAGCCGGCGCCCGGGTAGATGAAGTGCCAGCCGATGCGCGGGTCGGAACCGATGCCCTGGCGCACCATCTCCACGTCCGCGCCGACGCGTTCGGCGATGTTGGCGATCTCGTTCATGAAGGAGATCTTGGTCGCGAGCATGGCGTTGGCGGCGTACTTGGTCAGCTCCGCCGAACGCACGTCCATCACCACGATGCGCTCGTGGTTACGGTTGAACGGCGCATAGAGGCGCTTGAGCTTTTCCACCGCGACCGGGCTGGTCGCGCCGATGACGATGCGATCCGGGCGCATGCAGTCGTTGACCGCGTCGCCCTCTTTCAGGAATTCAGGATTCGAGGCGACTTCGAACGCGATGTCGGCGTTGCGCGCGGCGAGTTCGCCCGCGATCGTCGCGCGCACCTTGTCGGCCGTGCCGACCGGCACCGTCGACTTGTTCACGACCACCGCCGGGCGTTCCAGGTGCTGGCCGATGGTGCGTGCCACCGCGAGCACGTACTTGAGGTCCGCGCTGCCGTCCTCGTCCGGCGGCGTGCCGACGGCGATGAAGATGACGTCGCCGTGGGCGATCGCGCTGGGCGCATCGGAGGTGAACGAGAGGCGACCCACTGCGTGGTTCGCCTTCACCATCGGCTCGAGACCGGGCTCGTAGATGGGAATCACACCGTTGTTGAGACCATCGACCTTCGCCTGGTCGATATCGACACATACGACGTCGTGTCCGACGTCCGCCAGGCAGGTGCCCGTTACCAGGCCGACATAGCCGGTGCCGAAGATGGTGACGCGCATGCGGATCCTTTTCGCTTGGGGGAAAACCGGGCGGCCGCGCGCCGCCCGTTGTAGTGCGGGCTTACTTGCGAGCCTTGGCGATATCGAGCAGTTCGACTTCGAACACCAGCGTCTGGTTCGGGCCGATCGGGCCGGCGCCCTGTTCGCCGTAGCCGAGCTTTGCCGGGATCCAGAAGCGGTACTTGCTGCCGACCGGCATCAGCGTGAGGCCTTCCTGCCAGCCCGGCACCATCTGGCCCAGCGCGAAGTTCGCCGGCTCACCGCGATCGTAGGAACTGTCGAAGGTCTTGCCGTCGAGCAGCATGCCCTTGTAGTGCGCACTGACTATGTCGGTGGGCTTGGGCTTGGCGCCCTTGCCTTCGGTCAGCACCTGGTACTGCAGGCCCGACGGCGTGGTCACCACGCCCGGCTTCTTGCCGTTCTCGGCGAGGAACTGCTGGCCATCGGCGAGGTTCTTCTTCGCGTCGGCCATCATCTTGGCGATGCGCTGCGCCTGGATCTTCTGCGCGAACGCCTCGCGGATCTCACCGGCCTGCTTCTCGTCGAGCAGCGGCTTCTCGCCGGCGAGCGAGGACTTCAGTGCCTTGTGCACAGTGTCCAGGTCGATCTCATCCTTGACCGGTTCCAGCGAACGCGCCATGTCCATGCCGATCATGTAGCTGACCTGCTCCTTCTCCGTCGCCAGGCCCGGAATGGCCTTGGCGCCGTCGGCCTTGGCTGCATCGGCGGTGGCTTCGGGCTTGGCAGCGTCGGCGGGCTTGTCGGCCGGCTTGTTGCAGGCGGCGGTGAGGGCGGCGAGCGAGGCGACGGCCAGTGCAAGGCCGGTGTGGCGCGACGTGAACTTCATCGGGCGGGAGCTCCAGACAGGGAAGATGGCCGGGACGACGTGCGTCGACCCGGCGCGACGGCCTGACAAACTGCCAGTGCCGAACTGAACCTCAGGCGTATCGGATTACAGGATTCCCATCAGCTCGACGTCGAACACGAGCGTCGCGTTCGGGCCGATCGGACCGCCCGGCGTGCCCTTCGGGCCGTAGGCCAGGTCGCCCGGAATCCAGAAGCGGAACTTGCTGCCGACCGGCATCATCGACACGCCTTCGGTCCAGCCCGCGATCACCTGGTTCAGTGCGAACTCGGCCGGCTGGCCGCGATCGTAGGAGCTGTCGAACACGGTGCCGTCGAGCAGCGTGCCGTGGTAGTTCACGCGGACGCGGTCGGTGGCCTTCGGACGCGCGCCCGAACCCTGGCGCAGCACCATGTACTGCAGGCCCGAGCCGGTGGTGAACACGCCCTTCTCGGTCTTGTTCTTCGCGAGGAACTTGTCGCCTTCTTCCTTGTTCTTGGCGCCGAGCGCAGACACCTGCTGCTGCATCTTCGCCATCACCTTCTGCTGGAACGCCTGGCGCACTTCGCCCATCTCGGCCTCGCTCAGCAGCGGCTTGCCCTTCGCGAACGAAGTGCGGATCGCCTGCACGAGCACCGGCAGTTCCAGTTCGTCCTTGATCGGCACGAGCGAGCGACCGACGTCGGCGCCGACGAGGTAGGCGACCTTGTCCTTCGGCACGTCCGGTACCTTCGCGCCGGCCGGCGCCTGGCCGGTACGCGAGGCGATGCGCTGCATCAGCGCGGGACCGACGGTCTGCGCCTCGTCCTCGGTGATCAGCGGCTTGCCGCCGTCGAAGGCATTCTTGATGGCGCGCTCGAAAGCGGCCAGGTCGATGTCGGGCGCGACGGGCGCGATGGACTGGGCGATGTCGGTGCCCACCATGTAGCTGGTCTTTTCGCGTTCGGTAGTCAGCACGGTCTTGTCCTGGGCAAATGCCGCCGCGCCGATCAGCGTGGCCGCGGTGGTGAGGAACACGGCGGCGCCGCGCACGAAAGCCTTCATCGGGAACCTACTCCGTATGGGTGGTGTTGCGGCCTGGCGGCCGTTTTGCGCAGGAAGGGCCTGACATCCGCCCCGCTGCGCAAGCGGTGCATTGTCGCGGCAGTGCGCCGCATCGGCAATCGCCGGAAATTTCACCTTGCCTTCGCGCGCGGCGCGGCAAGGGCCTGCTCGATAGCCGCCACGACCTGCGGGTCGTCGGGCTTGGTCTTGCTGCCGAAACTCGCGACGAGGCGTCCGTCCCGACCGATCAGGTACTTGTGGAAGTTCCACTGCGGCGCCTGGCCTGCGGCCTTCGCCAGGTCGCGATACAGCGGCGTGGCGTCGTCGCCGACGACATGCACCTTCTCGAACATCGGGAATTTCACCCCGTAAGTCAGCGTGCAGAATTCCTGTATCTGCTTCTCGTCGTCGAACTCCTGCGCCTTGAAATCACCGGAAGGAAAGCCGAGTACCGCGAATCCGTTCCTACGGTATTTCGCATGCAGCGCTTCTAGCGCTTCGAATTGCGGCGTGTAACCGCACTTGCTTGCGGTATTGACCACGAGCAGCACGTCGCCGCGATAGGCGCTGGCCAGATTCACCGCTTGCTTGCCCGCCAACGGACGGAAACTGCGATCCAGCAGGCCGCCGGCGG
It contains:
- a CDS encoding SlyX family protein; translation: MGENRSELEQRLVDLETRLAFQEHALSELSDALAAARGEEGRNALMLHRVLEELRQMRSAMASNPLTADPAQEPPPPHY
- a CDS encoding UDP-glucose dehydrogenase family protein, with translation MRVTIFGTGYVGLVTGTCLADVGHDVVCVDIDQAKVDGLNNGVIPIYEPGLEPMVKANHAVGRLSFTSDAPSAIAHGDVIFIAVGTPPDEDGSADLKYVLAVARTIGQHLERPAVVVNKSTVPVGTADKVRATIAGELAARNADIAFEVASNPEFLKEGDAVNDCMRPDRIVIGATSPVAVEKLKRLYAPFNRNHERIVVMDVRSAELTKYAANAMLATKISFMNEIANIAERVGADVEMVRQGIGSDPRIGWHFIYPGAGYGGSCFPKDVQALAKTSQQHGYRAELLGAVESVNDRQKGHLFELIGRHFGADLSGKTFAVWGLAFKPNTDDMREASSRRLLQQLWDAGAKVRAYDPEATAEAQRIFGERDDLVLCDSARAALADADALVVVTEWKQFRSPDFQRLRQSLADAVIFDGRNLYHPDEVEAAGLAYYGIGRGRSIQSN
- a CDS encoding FKBP-type peptidyl-prolyl cis-trans isomerase codes for the protein MKFTSRHTGLALAVASLAALTAACNKPADKPADAAKPEATADAAKADGAKAIPGLATEKEQVSYMIGMDMARSLEPVKDEIDLDTVHKALKSSLAGEKPLLDEKQAGEIREAFAQKIQAQRIAKMMADAKKNLADGQQFLAENGKKPGVVTTPSGLQYQVLTEGKGAKPKPTDIVSAHYKGMLLDGKTFDSSYDRGEPANFALGQMVPGWQEGLTLMPVGSKYRFWIPAKLGYGEQGAGPIGPNQTLVFEVELLDIAKARK
- a CDS encoding FKBP-type peptidyl-prolyl cis-trans isomerase N-terminal domain-containing protein, which translates into the protein MKAFVRGAAVFLTTAATLIGAAAFAQDKTVLTTEREKTSYMVGTDIAQSIAPVAPDIDLAAFERAIKNAFDGGKPLITEDEAQTVGPALMQRIASRTGQAPAGAKVPDVPKDKVAYLVGADVGRSLVPIKDELELPVLVQAIRTSFAKGKPLLSEAEMGEVRQAFQQKVMAKMQQQVSALGAKNKEEGDKFLAKNKTEKGVFTTGSGLQYMVLRQGSGARPKATDRVRVNYHGTLLDGTVFDSSYDRGQPAEFALNQVIAGWTEGVSMMPVGSKFRFWIPGDLAYGPKGTPGGPIGPNATLVFDVELMGIL
- a CDS encoding glutathione peroxidase produces the protein MRPIQNVSPSSRQHRARWLVLSLLLVSALAIAAGGLLDRSFRPLAGKQAVNLASAYRGDVLLVVNTASKCGYTPQFEALEALHAKYRRNGFAVLGFPSGDFKAQEFDDEKQIQEFCTLTYGVKFPMFEKVHVVGDDATPLYRDLAKAAGQAPQWNFHKYLIGRDGRLVASFGSKTKPDDPQVVAAIEQALAAPRAKAR